A genomic window from Oceanibaculum nanhaiense includes:
- a CDS encoding ABC transporter permease: MFAFIIRRLLQSLFVMLAVAFISFSLFNFVGDPINNMMGQEATAEQREELRKELGLDQPFPIQFARFVGNAVQGDFGMSYRLSRPVSDVIATRLPATLELVFVAAVLALAIGVPLGVYTGLHRHGSISKVLLTASLIGISLPTFLIGIILILIFAVWLGWLPSFGRGPTVDLGWWTTNFLTVGGWQALIMPSITLCLFQLTLIMRLVRAEMMEVLRTDYIKFARARGLSNRAVNFGHALKNTMVPVITITGLQIGSLIAFAIITETVFQWPGMGLLFLQAIQFVDIPVMAAYLCLVAFIFVVINLMVDMLYYVVDPRLRVERGGH, encoded by the coding sequence ATGTTCGCTTTCATCATTCGGCGTCTGCTCCAGTCACTTTTCGTGATGCTGGCGGTGGCGTTTATCTCCTTTTCGCTGTTCAATTTCGTCGGCGACCCGATCAACAACATGATGGGTCAGGAGGCGACGGCCGAACAGCGCGAGGAACTGCGCAAGGAACTCGGGCTGGACCAGCCCTTCCCGATCCAGTTCGCCCGTTTCGTCGGCAATGCCGTGCAGGGCGATTTCGGCATGTCCTACCGGTTGAGCCGCCCGGTTTCCGATGTCATCGCCACGCGCTTGCCGGCAACGCTGGAGCTGGTGTTCGTCGCCGCCGTTCTGGCGCTTGCCATCGGTGTGCCGCTGGGCGTCTATACCGGCCTGCACCGCCATGGCAGTATCAGCAAGGTGCTGCTGACGGCCTCGCTGATCGGCATATCGCTGCCGACCTTCCTGATCGGCATCATCCTCATTCTCATCTTCGCGGTCTGGCTTGGCTGGCTGCCCTCCTTCGGGCGCGGGCCGACGGTCGATCTCGGCTGGTGGACCACCAATTTCCTGACCGTCGGTGGCTGGCAGGCGCTGATCATGCCGTCGATCACGCTGTGTCTGTTCCAGCTGACCCTGATCATGCGCCTGGTGCGCGCCGAGATGATGGAGGTGCTGCGCACCGACTACATCAAGTTCGCGCGCGCCCGCGGCCTGTCGAACCGGGCGGTGAATTTCGGCCATGCGCTGAAGAACACCATGGTGCCGGTCATCACCATCACCGGCCTGCAGATCGGTTCGCTGATCGCCTTCGCCATCATCACCGAGACAGTGTTCCAGTGGCCGGGCATGGGGCTGCTGTTCCTGCAGGCGATCCAGTTCGTCGATATTCCCGTGATGGCGGCCTATCTGTGCCTGGTCGCCTTCATCTTCGTGGTCATCAACCTGATGGTCGATATGCTCTATTACGTCGTCGATCCGCGCCTGCGCGTCGAACGCGGCGGTCATTGA
- a CDS encoding ABC transporter ATP-binding protein produces MPQSTDKPLLQVRDLKIEFPTRRGILTAVDGISFDIMPGEVLGVVGESGAGKSLTGAAVIGLLEPPGRIAAGSIELEGRRIDNLPYEEMRKIRGRKIGAIFQDPLTSLNPLYSVGRQLVETIQTHTDMTDRQARDRAIELLSDVGIPAPERRIDHYPHQFSGGMRQRVVIALALAVNPTLVIADEPTTALDVSIQAQIIALLKKLCRDHGTAVMLVTHDMGVIAETADRVAVMYAGRIAEIGPVKDVIKRAKHPYTHGLMGSIPMIGHDIERLTQIDGSMPRLTDIPQGCAFNPRCPKVFDKCRVERPELIGVEKTDVACWLYEKEAVHG; encoded by the coding sequence ATGCCCCAGAGCACCGACAAGCCGCTGCTCCAGGTCCGCGATCTGAAAATCGAGTTCCCGACCCGGCGCGGCATCCTGACCGCCGTCGATGGCATCAGCTTCGACATCATGCCCGGCGAGGTGCTGGGCGTGGTTGGCGAATCCGGTGCCGGCAAGTCGCTGACCGGTGCCGCCGTCATCGGCCTGCTGGAACCGCCGGGCCGTATCGCCGCCGGCTCCATCGAGCTGGAAGGGCGGCGGATCGACAATCTGCCCTATGAGGAGATGCGCAAGATCCGCGGCCGCAAGATCGGCGCCATCTTCCAGGATCCGCTGACCAGCCTGAACCCGCTCTATTCGGTGGGGCGTCAGCTGGTCGAGACGATCCAGACCCATACCGACATGACCGACAGGCAGGCGCGCGACCGCGCCATCGAGCTGTTGTCCGATGTCGGCATCCCGGCACCGGAACGCCGCATCGACCATTATCCGCACCAGTTTTCCGGCGGCATGCGGCAGCGCGTGGTGATCGCGCTGGCGCTGGCGGTGAACCCGACACTGGTGATCGCCGATGAGCCGACCACGGCGCTGGACGTGTCGATCCAGGCGCAGATCATCGCGCTCTTGAAGAAGCTGTGCCGGGATCATGGTACGGCGGTCATGCTGGTCACCCACGATATGGGCGTGATCGCGGAAACGGCGGACCGCGTGGCGGTCATGTATGCTGGCCGCATCGCCGAGATCGGCCCGGTGAAGGATGTCATCAAGCGCGCCAAGCATCCCTATACGCACGGGCTGATGGGCTCGATCCCGATGATCGGCCACGATATCGAGCGGCTGACCCAGATCGATGGCTCGATGCCGCGCCTGACCGACATTCCGCAGGGCTGTGCCTTCAATCCGCGCTGCCCCAAGGTGTTCGACAAATGCCGCGTCGAGCGGCCGGAACTGATTGGCGTGGAGAAGACGGACGTGGCCTGCTGGCTGTACGAGAAGGAGGCGGTCCATGGCTGA
- a CDS encoding M20 aminoacylase family protein, giving the protein MPIINRIADFQDEMTAWRHHIHTHPETAFEEHKTSAFVAEKLESFGIEVHRGLAGTGIVGKLAGGSGSGKAIGLRADMDALDVLEKNDFGHKSQHEGKMHACGHDGHTTMLLGAAKYLAETKNFDGTVYFIFQPAEENEGGGRVMVEDGLFEKFPVEQVYGMHNWPGLDVGKIAVRPGPMMASFDIFEITVKGKGAHGAMPHMGVDSVVTASQIVNALQTIASRNTHPLDAVVVSVTQIHGGDAYNVLPDEVVLRGTTRSFRPEVQDMIEPAMRRIVDGICQTMGATATVKYERRYPPTINTAPETEIAAQVAAQVVGDGNVHDDLMPSMGSEDFAFMLQQKPGSYVWIGNGSTEGGCMLHNPHYDFNDGVLPIGASYWAKLVETTLGKAA; this is encoded by the coding sequence ATGCCGATCATCAACCGTATCGCCGATTTCCAGGACGAGATGACCGCCTGGCGGCATCACATCCACACCCATCCGGAAACCGCCTTCGAGGAGCACAAGACCAGCGCCTTCGTGGCGGAGAAGCTGGAATCCTTCGGCATTGAGGTGCATCGCGGCCTGGCCGGCACCGGCATCGTCGGCAAGCTGGCGGGCGGCAGCGGGTCCGGCAAGGCCATCGGCCTGCGCGCCGACATGGATGCGCTGGACGTGCTGGAGAAGAACGACTTCGGCCACAAGTCGCAGCATGAGGGCAAGATGCATGCCTGCGGCCATGACGGCCACACCACCATGCTGTTGGGTGCGGCCAAGTACCTGGCCGAGACCAAGAATTTCGACGGCACGGTCTATTTCATCTTCCAGCCGGCGGAAGAGAATGAAGGCGGCGGCCGGGTCATGGTCGAGGATGGGCTGTTCGAGAAATTCCCGGTCGAGCAGGTCTATGGCATGCACAACTGGCCGGGCCTCGATGTCGGCAAGATCGCCGTGCGGCCGGGGCCGATGATGGCGTCCTTCGATATTTTCGAGATCACCGTGAAGGGCAAGGGCGCGCATGGCGCGATGCCGCATATGGGTGTGGATTCCGTGGTTACCGCCTCACAGATCGTGAACGCGCTGCAGACCATCGCCAGCCGCAACACCCATCCGCTGGATGCCGTGGTGGTCAGTGTGACGCAGATCCATGGCGGCGACGCCTATAACGTGCTGCCGGATGAGGTTGTGCTGCGCGGCACCACGCGCAGCTTCCGGCCGGAGGTGCAGGATATGATCGAGCCGGCGATGCGCCGCATCGTCGATGGCATCTGCCAGACCATGGGCGCGACCGCCACGGTGAAGTATGAGCGTCGCTACCCGCCGACGATCAACACCGCGCCGGAGACCGAGATCGCGGCGCAGGTCGCGGCCCAGGTGGTCGGCGACGGCAATGTGCATGACGATCTGATGCCGTCCATGGGATCGGAGGATTTCGCCTTCATGCTGCAGCAGAAGCCGGGCAGCTATGTCTGGATCGGCAATGGCTCGACCGAGGGCGGATGCATGCTGCACAACCCGCATTACGACTTCAATGACGGCGTGCTGCCGATCGGTGCCAGCTACTGGGCGAAGCTGGTCGAGACCACGCTGGGCAAGGCGGCTTAG
- a CDS encoding M14 family metallopeptidase has protein sequence MDVINYFSPHYQAARSKFLEAATHAGLSIESHLNPNTKGPDGGALYTDVAVWGDPKADRVLLANSATHGAEGFCGSGALVGWLRSGAYRAVPKNVKVVLVHAINPHGFAWIRRVTEDNVDLNRNFMTHNGGYPENPDYDALHDVIVPKQWGADSLAAMEKAFDAYKQQHGAFAWQKALSQGQYNHADGIFHGGNKPTWSNLTFRKIVGAHVQGAKHACFIDYHTGLGPYGTVDLIADGEPGSAELQRCFDWFVNNVSSPALGNSTSPALHGVIKHAVVDMLEGTKVTSVTAEYGTYPLKTVLGAVIADNWLHARGDLDSAQGKELKAQMRKAFYPDEDDWKELVYLRSRQFMRAAIRGLAEA, from the coding sequence ATGGACGTGATCAATTATTTTTCGCCGCACTACCAGGCTGCCCGCAGCAAATTCCTGGAAGCCGCCACCCATGCCGGCCTCAGCATCGAAAGCCATCTGAACCCCAACACCAAGGGGCCGGACGGCGGGGCGCTGTACACCGATGTGGCTGTCTGGGGCGACCCGAAGGCCGACCGCGTGCTGCTGGCCAATTCGGCGACGCATGGCGCGGAGGGATTCTGCGGGTCCGGCGCGCTGGTGGGCTGGCTGCGCAGCGGCGCCTACCGCGCCGTGCCGAAGAATGTGAAGGTGGTGCTGGTCCACGCCATCAACCCGCACGGCTTCGCCTGGATCCGCCGGGTGACTGAGGACAATGTCGACCTCAACCGCAATTTCATGACCCACAATGGCGGCTATCCGGAGAACCCGGACTATGACGCGCTGCACGATGTCATCGTGCCGAAGCAGTGGGGGGCGGACAGCCTGGCCGCGATGGAGAAGGCGTTCGACGCCTACAAGCAGCAGCATGGCGCCTTCGCCTGGCAGAAAGCGCTGAGCCAGGGCCAGTACAATCATGCCGACGGAATCTTCCATGGCGGCAACAAGCCGACCTGGTCGAACCTGACCTTCCGCAAGATCGTCGGCGCCCATGTGCAGGGCGCGAAGCATGCCTGCTTCATCGACTACCATACCGGCCTCGGGCCCTACGGCACGGTCGATCTGATCGCCGATGGCGAGCCCGGTAGCGCAGAGCTGCAGCGCTGCTTCGACTGGTTCGTGAACAATGTCAGCTCGCCGGCACTCGGCAATTCCACATCGCCGGCACTGCATGGCGTCATCAAGCATGCGGTGGTGGATATGCTGGAGGGCACGAAAGTCACCTCCGTCACGGCGGAATACGGCACCTATCCGCTGAAGACCGTGCTGGGCGCCGTTATCGCCGACAACTGGCTGCATGCGCGCGGCGATCTCGACTCCGCGCAGGGCAAGGAACTGAAGGCCCAGATGCGCAAGGCCTTCTATCCGGACGAGGATGATTGGAAGGAACTGGTTTACCTGCGTTCGCGCCAGTTCATGCGCGCGGCAATCAGGGGGCTGGCGGAAGCCTGA
- a CDS encoding ABC transporter permease, with product MPNMTGSNMTGSNVTDAVNDVIVERGLWFRISDGARRFFDGDVFYSFKRSPVVMVAFAVTVLFFVLAFLAPWIAPHNTYDVMTLNLMDAFKPPVWEAGGDPSYLLGTDDQGRDVFSTIMFGARVSLTVGFLSVILAMVLGIVLGLVAGYFGGVTDAVIMRIADVQLSFPAILIVLLIDGFTRSLLPRGMHEEIALVILVLAIAFANWVQFARTVRGSCLVEKNKEYVQAARVIGLHPALILIRHVLPNVMSPVLVIATISLAIAILTEATLSFLGVGVPPTQPSLGTLIRIGNDFLFSGEWWMTIFPGAALVILVLAVNLLGDWLRDALNPKLR from the coding sequence ATGCCTAATATGACCGGGTCCAACATGACTGGCTCCAACGTGACCGACGCCGTAAACGACGTGATCGTCGAGCGCGGCCTCTGGTTCCGCATCAGCGATGGCGCGCGCCGTTTCTTCGATGGCGACGTGTTCTACAGCTTCAAGCGTTCGCCTGTTGTGATGGTCGCCTTCGCGGTGACGGTGCTGTTCTTCGTGCTGGCTTTCCTGGCGCCGTGGATCGCACCGCACAACACCTATGACGTGATGACGCTGAACCTGATGGACGCCTTCAAGCCGCCGGTCTGGGAGGCGGGGGGCGACCCCAGCTACCTGCTCGGCACCGACGATCAGGGCCGCGACGTGTTCTCCACCATCATGTTCGGCGCGCGTGTCTCGCTGACGGTGGGCTTCCTGTCGGTCATCCTGGCGATGGTGCTGGGCATCGTGCTGGGCCTCGTCGCCGGCTATTTCGGCGGCGTCACCGATGCCGTCATCATGCGCATCGCCGATGTGCAGCTCAGCTTCCCGGCGATTCTGATCGTGCTGCTGATCGACGGATTCACCCGCTCGCTGCTGCCGCGCGGCATGCATGAGGAGATCGCGCTGGTGATCCTGGTGCTGGCCATTGCCTTCGCCAACTGGGTGCAGTTCGCGCGGACCGTGCGCGGCTCCTGCCTGGTCGAGAAGAACAAGGAATATGTGCAGGCGGCCCGCGTGATCGGCCTGCATCCGGCCCTTATTCTGATCCGCCATGTGCTGCCCAACGTGATGAGCCCGGTGCTGGTCATCGCCACCATCAGCCTGGCCATCGCCATCCTGACCGAGGCGACCCTGTCCTTCCTGGGCGTCGGCGTGCCGCCGACCCAGCCGTCGCTTGGCACGCTGATCCGCATCGGCAACGACTTCCTGTTTTCCGGCGAATGGTGGATGACGATCTTCCCCGGGGCCGCGCTGGTCATCCTGGTGCTGGCCGTGAACCTGCTGGGCGACTGGCTGCGCGACGCCCTCAACCCGAAGCTGCGATAG
- a CDS encoding ABC transporter ATP-binding protein gives MAENAALKTQADTAGPVLAARDLARYFDVSPPLLNRVIEGVPRQTLKAVDGVNFEIARGETFSLVGESGCGKSTVARLVVGLYTPTRGDLHFEGRNIAGLSRKQLVPIRRKMQMIFQDPYASLNPRWRVVDIIAEPLRFFGLTSGEAATQKRVGELLNFVGLSAKDGVKYPHEFSGGQRQRISIARALASNPEFLVCDEPTSALDVSVQAQILNLMKELQRELNLTYLFISHNLAVVYHMSNHVGVMYLGRLAEVAPSRVLFAKPRHPYTKLLLDTIPDLEMKGGERTPVAGEVPNPINPPSGCAFHPRCPFANDRCKVEAPLPIALPDGAKIACHGVEEGRIPDAA, from the coding sequence ATGGCTGAGAACGCCGCCCTGAAAACCCAGGCCGATACGGCTGGCCCGGTGCTCGCCGCGCGTGACCTGGCGCGCTATTTCGATGTGTCGCCGCCGCTGCTGAACCGCGTTATCGAAGGCGTGCCGCGGCAGACGCTGAAGGCGGTGGACGGGGTGAATTTCGAGATCGCCCGCGGTGAGACCTTCTCGCTGGTCGGTGAGTCGGGCTGCGGCAAGTCCACCGTGGCGCGCCTGGTGGTCGGGCTCTACACGCCGACACGCGGCGACCTGCATTTCGAGGGGCGCAACATCGCCGGCCTGTCGCGCAAGCAGCTGGTGCCGATCCGGCGCAAGATGCAGATGATCTTCCAGGACCCCTATGCCTCGCTCAATCCGCGCTGGCGGGTGGTGGACATCATCGCCGAGCCGCTGCGCTTCTTCGGCCTGACCTCCGGCGAGGCGGCGACCCAGAAGCGCGTCGGCGAGCTGCTGAATTTCGTGGGATTGTCGGCCAAGGATGGCGTGAAGTACCCGCATGAATTCTCCGGCGGCCAGCGTCAGCGCATCTCGATTGCCCGCGCGCTTGCCAGCAACCCGGAATTCCTGGTGTGCGACGAGCCGACCTCGGCGCTGGACGTCTCGGTGCAGGCGCAGATCCTGAACCTGATGAAGGAGCTGCAGCGCGAGCTGAACCTCACCTACCTGTTCATCAGCCACAATCTCGCCGTCGTCTATCACATGTCGAACCATGTCGGCGTGATGTATCTGGGCCGTTTGGCGGAGGTGGCACCGTCGCGCGTGCTGTTCGCCAAGCCGCGCCATCCCTATACCAAGCTGCTGCTCGACACGATCCCCGATCTGGAGATGAAGGGCGGTGAGCGGACGCCGGTTGCCGGCGAGGTGCCGAACCCGATCAACCCGCCCAGCGGCTGCGCCTTCCATCCGCGCTGCCCGTTCGCCAATGACCGCTGCAAGGTTGAGGCGCCGCTGCCGATCGCCCTGCCGGACGGCGCGAAGATCGCCTGCCACGGCGTCGAGGAAGGCCGCATTCCCGACGCTGCCTGA
- a CDS encoding metal-dependent hydrolase family protein: MGMLFLGAQIIDGAGKALKDHGLMVEGGKIARIAPAGEFAGFTGQTVDAKGMSLLPGLIDCHVHLCMGAEGNPSIFVQTARPDQIAIRALEHAQITLRGGVTAVRDCGGKDYLEFGVRDACNAGKQLGPTIRAAGRMICMTGGHGNRYGRIADGVDDVVKAVREQVHAGSDLIKIMATGGVMTPGVNPEDAHYSPEELAAGIAEGHRFHKTCASHAQGEEGILNAVRGGIDSIEHGIFLTQQCIDEMLPRGTYIVPTLAAVNNIVANRDNGVPPYAYEKAARVAERHKQSILMFYKAGGNLAMGTDAGTPYNKHGENAKELEYMVEIGLSAMDSITISTKNAADLMRLADRGRIAEGLAADLLLVQGDPLSDIKAASRAENHVMVLKNGIAALDRRPGGVSAFPMAAE; this comes from the coding sequence ATGGGTATGCTTTTCCTGGGCGCGCAGATCATCGATGGCGCCGGCAAGGCGCTGAAGGATCACGGGCTGATGGTCGAGGGCGGCAAGATCGCCCGGATCGCGCCGGCAGGCGAGTTCGCCGGCTTTACCGGCCAGACGGTGGACGCCAAGGGCATGTCCCTGCTGCCCGGCCTGATCGATTGCCACGTGCATCTCTGCATGGGGGCGGAGGGCAATCCCAGCATCTTCGTGCAGACCGCCCGGCCCGACCAGATCGCCATCCGCGCGCTGGAGCATGCGCAGATCACGCTGCGCGGTGGTGTGACCGCCGTGCGCGATTGCGGCGGCAAGGATTATCTCGAATTCGGCGTGCGCGATGCATGCAACGCCGGCAAGCAGCTGGGGCCGACCATCCGTGCCGCCGGCCGCATGATCTGCATGACCGGTGGTCACGGCAACCGCTATGGCCGCATCGCCGATGGCGTGGACGATGTGGTGAAGGCGGTGCGCGAGCAGGTGCATGCCGGCTCCGACCTCATCAAGATCATGGCCACCGGCGGCGTGATGACGCCGGGCGTGAACCCGGAAGACGCGCATTACTCGCCGGAGGAGCTTGCCGCCGGCATCGCCGAGGGGCACCGGTTCCACAAGACCTGCGCCAGCCATGCCCAGGGCGAGGAGGGCATCCTGAACGCGGTGCGCGGCGGGATCGATTCCATCGAGCATGGCATCTTCCTGACCCAGCAATGCATCGACGAGATGCTGCCGCGCGGCACCTATATCGTCCCCACGCTGGCGGCGGTGAACAACATCGTCGCCAACCGCGACAATGGCGTGCCGCCCTATGCCTATGAGAAGGCGGCGCGCGTCGCCGAACGGCACAAGCAGTCGATCCTGATGTTCTACAAGGCGGGCGGCAACCTCGCCATGGGCACCGATGCCGGCACGCCCTACAACAAGCATGGCGAGAACGCGAAGGAGCTGGAATATATGGTGGAGATCGGTCTCTCCGCGATGGATTCCATCACCATCTCCACGAAGAATGCCGCCGATCTGATGCGGCTTGCCGACCGCGGCCGCATCGCCGAGGGGCTGGCCGCCGACCTGCTGCTGGTGCAGGGCGATCCGCTCAGCGACATCAAGGCCGCCTCGCGCGCCGAGAATCACGTCATGGTGCTGAAGAACGGCATCGCCGCGCTCGACCGCCGGCCGGGCGGCGTCTCCGCCTTCCCGATGGCGGCGGAATAA
- the hemA gene encoding 5-aminolevulinate synthase — MDYQSFFAERIAQLKAEGRYRVFADLERQAGRFPDARQHVGGAQHRPVTVWCSNDYLGMGQHPAVLAAMQEAIARAGAGAGGTRNISGTTHYHVLLEQELAALHGKEAALLFTSGYVANEAALSCLASSLPNCIVFSDALNHASMIQGIRHSGAEKRIFRHNDVAHLEQLLAEADPARPKLVAFESVYSMDGDISPIGEILDLCERYGALSYLDEVHAVGLYGEEGAGVAQRDGVMGRVDVVQGTMGKAFGVMGGYIAASAALADFLRSHASGFIFTTSLPPALTAGALASARILRSDEGRALRARHQQRAERLRVKLRAARLPIIEAPSHIVPVLVGDAARCKQASDLLLERHAIYVQPINYPTVPRGTERLRLTPTPLHDDDAMDRLVAALIDIWGALELKQAA, encoded by the coding sequence ATGGATTATCAGAGTTTCTTCGCCGAGCGCATCGCGCAGCTGAAGGCCGAGGGACGCTATCGCGTCTTCGCCGATCTCGAACGCCAGGCTGGCCGGTTCCCAGATGCCCGCCAGCATGTCGGCGGCGCGCAGCACCGCCCGGTCACCGTCTGGTGCTCCAACGATTATCTCGGCATGGGCCAGCATCCGGCGGTACTGGCGGCGATGCAGGAGGCGATTGCGCGCGCCGGCGCCGGCGCCGGCGGTACCCGCAATATTTCCGGCACCACGCATTATCATGTGCTTCTGGAGCAGGAGCTGGCGGCGCTGCACGGCAAGGAAGCCGCACTGCTGTTCACCTCCGGCTATGTCGCGAACGAGGCGGCGCTGTCCTGCCTGGCGTCATCGCTGCCGAACTGCATCGTGTTCTCCGACGCGCTGAACCATGCCTCGATGATCCAGGGCATCCGGCATTCCGGGGCGGAAAAGCGCATCTTCCGGCATAATGACGTGGCCCATCTGGAGCAGTTGCTGGCCGAGGCCGATCCGGCCCGGCCGAAGCTGGTCGCTTTCGAATCGGTCTATTCGATGGATGGCGATATTTCCCCGATCGGCGAGATCCTTGATCTGTGCGAGCGCTATGGCGCGCTCAGCTATCTCGACGAGGTGCATGCCGTCGGCCTCTATGGCGAGGAGGGGGCTGGCGTCGCCCAGCGCGACGGGGTGATGGGCCGTGTCGATGTGGTGCAGGGCACGATGGGCAAGGCGTTCGGCGTGATGGGCGGCTATATCGCGGCCTCGGCCGCGCTGGCGGATTTCCTGCGCTCGCACGCCTCGGGCTTTATCTTCACCACCTCGCTGCCGCCGGCGCTGACCGCCGGTGCGCTGGCCAGCGCGCGCATCCTGCGCAGCGACGAGGGCAGGGCGCTGCGTGCCCGCCATCAGCAGCGAGCGGAGCGGCTGCGCGTCAAGCTTCGGGCCGCGCGGCTGCCGATCATCGAGGCGCCCAGCCATATCGTGCCGGTGCTGGTGGGCGATGCCGCACGCTGCAAGCAAGCCAGCGACCTGCTGCTGGAGCGCCACGCGATCTATGTGCAGCCGATCAACTACCCGACCGTGCCGCGCGGCACCGAACGGCTGCGCCTGACGCCGACGCCGCTGCACGATGATGACGCGATGGACCGGCTGGTTGCCGCCCTCATCGACATCTGGGGCGCGCTGGAGCTGAAGCAGGCGGCGTAA
- a CDS encoding ABC transporter substrate-binding protein: MRKLFGAAVVASAVALSLGAAADAKTFRYATTGDVLGLDPHINNEGPTNTMKNNVYEGLIHRAWDLSLHPGLATEWEQVNPTTWRFKLRQGVKYHNGNAFNADDVLFSFDRIRQPQSEMSFAVNTIKEIKKISDYEIEIITGGPDPILMLNLPNFHIMDKEWAEKNNTTDVERGSSAKTYANLNMNGTGPFKLIEWVPDTRVVLEPNKEWWGKPTHNLTKAIFTPIGNDATRVAALLSGEIDLMYPVPLQDVQRIDNSSTAKALQGPELRTIFLGFDQHRDEMLDMPGTGKNPFKDKKVRQAFYQAIDIEAIKRVVMRSAATPTGLMIAPGINGFDKALNDRYPYDPEASKKLLAEAGYPKGFPVTLDCPNDRYVNDEAICLAVVPMLKRIGIDIKLNAQTKSLHFDKIGAKTNYNTSFYMLGWTPGSYDALNLLENIITLDGKGQGTWNSGRYTNPRVEELTDLIRVETNQQKRNAMISEAMKIHKEDFGHLPLHQQALAWGVANTVAEVKQRPQNDVDLRYVTMK; encoded by the coding sequence ATGCGTAAACTATTTGGAGCGGCTGTGGTCGCGAGCGCCGTAGCGCTGAGCCTCGGCGCTGCCGCTGACGCCAAGACGTTCCGTTATGCGACGACGGGCGACGTTCTGGGTCTGGACCCCCACATCAATAATGAGGGGCCGACCAACACGATGAAGAACAATGTGTATGAGGGATTGATCCACCGCGCGTGGGATCTCTCTCTGCACCCGGGACTGGCGACCGAGTGGGAGCAGGTCAATCCGACCACCTGGCGTTTCAAGCTGCGGCAGGGCGTGAAGTACCATAACGGCAATGCCTTCAATGCCGATGACGTGCTGTTCAGCTTCGACCGCATCCGCCAGCCCCAGTCGGAGATGAGCTTCGCGGTCAATACCATCAAGGAAATCAAGAAGATCAGCGATTACGAGATCGAGATCATCACCGGTGGTCCGGATCCGATCCTGATGCTGAATCTGCCCAACTTCCATATCATGGACAAGGAATGGGCGGAGAAGAACAACACCACCGATGTGGAGCGCGGCAGTTCGGCGAAGACCTACGCCAATCTGAACATGAACGGCACCGGGCCGTTCAAGCTGATTGAGTGGGTGCCCGATACCCGCGTCGTGCTGGAGCCGAACAAGGAGTGGTGGGGCAAGCCGACCCATAACCTCACCAAGGCCATCTTCACCCCGATCGGCAATGACGCGACCCGCGTCGCCGCCCTGCTGTCGGGCGAGATCGACCTGATGTATCCGGTGCCGCTGCAGGACGTGCAGCGCATCGATAATTCCAGCACCGCCAAGGCGCTGCAGGGGCCGGAACTGCGGACCATCTTCCTGGGCTTCGACCAGCACCGTGACGAAATGCTCGACATGCCCGGCACCGGCAAGAACCCGTTCAAGGACAAGAAGGTCCGTCAGGCCTTCTATCAGGCCATCGACATCGAGGCGATCAAGCGCGTCGTGATGCGCAGCGCCGCGACACCGACCGGCCTGATGATCGCGCCGGGCATCAACGGTTTCGACAAGGCGCTGAACGACCGGTATCCGTACGATCCGGAAGCTTCGAAGAAGCTGCTGGCGGAAGCCGGCTATCCGAAGGGCTTCCCGGTCACGCTGGACTGCCCGAACGACCGCTATGTGAACGACGAGGCGATCTGCCTGGCCGTCGTGCCGATGCTGAAGCGTATCGGCATCGACATCAAGCTGAACGCCCAGACCAAGTCGCTGCATTTCGACAAGATCGGCGCGAAGACCAACTACAACACCAGCTTCTACATGCTGGGCTGGACGCCGGGCAGCTACGATGCGCTGAACCTGCTGGAAAACATCATCACGCTGGACGGCAAGGGCCAGGGCACCTGGAACTCGGGCCGCTATACCAACCCGCGGGTTGAGGAGCTGACCGACCTGATCCGGGTCGAGACCAACCAGCAGAAGCGCAATGCCATGATCAGCGAGGCCATGAAGATCCATAAGGAGGACTTCGGCCATCTGCCGCTGCATCAGCAGGCGCTGGCCTGGGGCGTCGCCAACACCGTCGCCGAGGTGAAGCAGCGTCCGCAGAACGACGTGGACCTGCGCTACGTCACCATGAAGTAA